The Triticum aestivum cultivar Chinese Spring chromosome 4B, IWGSC CS RefSeq v2.1, whole genome shotgun sequence sequence TTGGGTGGGGACAGGTATGTTTGTTCTTCAATTatgtcatatactccctccgttcggaattacttgtctcggaaatggatgtagaactaaaatacgtctagatacatccatttctgcgacaagtaattccgagcGGAGGGAGTACATTTCTTGTGTTGAAGAATTTCAGTTAGATTCTGCCCAGCTGCTTTCTAGTATGGAATGTTTGTATTAAATCCATGTTACATAGGAGAACTCTTAACTGATTTCTTTCTATATCTTATATTTCTTGTATTAATGCAGAAAATTCCCCTGGCATATGATGAGGAGAAAAAAGCATGGTTTCTTGAGAGAGAGTTACCTGTGAGTATCAACCTAACAACTATCATACTGAGAGCAAGGCCGCCTTTATTTTTCGTTGTTCATTGTTAATTTGTTATATTCCTCACATGCCTTGTATGTTACATCTGTATACCATCAGCGTGTGATATCAAGCCTAATCCTTCATAAATCTTACATTTCAACAGCGTTCATAGAATTCAAAGGTTCTGACTTCTGAATATGCTGATAGTTTGCCACCAGAGAGCATTAATTagaagcatagttttggtcatcttaTCAATCCAAGTATACCGGTGGCAGTCATTATGTCACTATCTCGTTGGGATCCTCTTTAGTAACGCGCCGTGCAGTACGGTCGCTGCCGTGTGGACCCGACCCCACATGTCATCTGCAGTACTGCAGAGGATCTCGACCTAATTGTGCGTAACTTCACACTCACCTGTATCTTACACACCTTTGGTGTTTGTGTTTCCTGAAGGAAGGACGGTATGAGTACAAATATGTAGTGGATGGCAATTGGGTGTGCAATGAGCATGAGATGAAGACCAAACCCAATGCGGACGGCCATGTGAATAACTACATCCAAGTGAGATTGATAAATTTCCCTGAAAGTAACCTGCAGACAGACGTCTTGCATATCCCAGCATATATAGCTTACAAATCTTGTCTGCAGGTTGCCAGGGACGGCACGAGCGATGAAGAGAAGGCGATGAGGGAGCGATTGACTGGGCCAGACCCCGATCTAACAAAAGAGGAAAGGCTGATGATTAAAGAGTACCTGGAACAGTACACTGAGCAATAAGAGGTTAGCCTAGATCGTCCAGACTTTTGTGCCACAACTTTCTAATTTTCATTTTCCTTTCATTCACCTTACAGTAGTGCGCAAACAAATTCGCTTGGATTAGATTGGAAGAGCCTAACGAATTATTCGCCGTAAATTGCAGAATTGCAGAACGCCTCACACCGGAAGCGCCGGGGGTGCGACCGGCTCGCCATGGAGCCGGGAACACCCACTGATGAAATGAAACTAGACTCTACGCATCTCCGAAGCGCTGCTGTGCTCGGATCGACGTGTCGGTAGCAAGCAGCTCTTAACTGGAAATAGTTTGGCTCTAGTTCTCTTCTAATTACTATTAGCAGCATCCCTCTTTTTCCTCTGCTGTGTAAACACGTGCGTGCTCCATGAAACGAGCAATCAGTGAGTGTCCCTGACAGTACCAATTGTAGCCGTCGTATAAAAGTAAAATAAAGGGCTGTGCACGAGACCTTGAAACAAAACgtgtaacatatgtatgttactccTGAAGAATAAAATCATATGGTATGCTTGGATCTGGCCTAAATGGTTGGCTCCGTTCCATTTCATCCATCTTCTGAACCTGTTTGCCAACCTGAATGGTTGGTTCCATTCCATCTCCGTCTGTAGGGCCCTTGCTGTTCGTCATGGTCATCCACAGAACAGAGATAGGGAGATTTTTTTTAGTAAAAGTTTTCTGAGTCAAGTCAACTGTCAACGTCGACAGCTCTTTGGTCAGCGTCGGTGTCTTGTGCCGTTGAAGTCAAAGTCGGCTGCTTGCTGTGCTGAGTTGGGCAGATAATTATTAGGTAGGCAGCAATaggaatttttcaaaaaaaaaaagcgtAAATCACTGGGCACCTATATGGAAGGGTTATTACTGCAAGATCAATCAAAACAAAGCAGGTTAGATTTGGCAAGTGTCAAAACAAAAGGGGTAATAAATTTGTGTGGATGACGATTTGTTCTTCTTTCCATGATATGCAGAGTTAATTAAGCCTTTTCATCTTATATCCACTGCATCCCCTTGATTGGATCTGATTTCGAAAATTCACAGGGATTTAGATTTAGACTGGCCTCCCTTTGCACAGATGAAAAACGAAATCAAATTTCCCCCTTCCATCTCAAAAGAGTNNNNNNNNNNNNNNNNNNNNNNNNNNNNNNNNNNNNNNNNNNNNNNNNNNNNNNNNNNNNNNNNNNNNNNNNNNNNNNNNNNNNNNNNNNNNNNNNNNNNNNNNNNNNNNNNNNNNNNNNNNNNNNNNNNNNNNNNNNNNNNNNNNNNNNNNNNNNNNNNNNNNNNNNNNNGTCAATTTCTCACCCCTGTTCTAGAGTCCATTCAACAGTCGTAGAACATATTCAGTAGTAGGAGTAGTGTTTGAACATTCGCAAGATGAGCAGACAAATCAAACAAGGGGTACATATAATATAATAATCTTATTATGACGGGTGATTACAGATGATGGTTGTGCGTAAAAATAAGTATCGGTCGTGGCTACCACTACTGTTTTTACCTGAAGATGGGTGATACATCAATCATGCATCCGCACAGGTGTCTCAACTCAGCTCAACTACTGGTGCTGACTGCTAATGAGAAGCACTTAATTCAAGCCGGCGCGGCTGCTCCGGCCGGCGGCGAGCCTGCCGAGCGCGCGGCGGCTCCGCTGCCGCTGCTGCTTGTTGTTCTGGTGGTCgtcgcagggcggcggcggcgaggggcggaaGATGGCGTCGAGGTCGTCGAAGCGGAGGCTGATGACCTCCACGCCGAAGAGGCGCTTCCGGCAGGCGGCGTCGGGCTGCGCGCGCGGCTTCCGCGGCGCCGGCGGGCAGGTGGCCGCCTGGCCCAGGCAGCCGGTCCCGGCGCCCGCGGGCGTCCGGCAGCAAAGGTAGTAGCCGTCGTCGCCGTCGGAGGCttctgcgccggcgccggcggcgaggaggtgcAGGCGCGGGGAGAAGGCGTCCGCCGGCTTGAAGAACTcgggcgaggcggcggccatgggtggacgggggcggaggaggcggcgatgggttGGTGTTTGAAAGGGATTTGAAAAGCGGGGGCTGCGGCTGGTGCGGGTGCGGGGGGGCGAGGGAAGCGCGGCGTATATGTAGCGGGGGGCGGGTCGTGACGGGTCAGACGGGAGTGGGAGGTGTGTGCGGATGTGAAACGGGATGGGCCCCGGTGGGCAGACGACGCGTATGGCAGAAGGCAACCGGCCGACCCGACCCGGGAGGGAGGAAGGAGCTGGGAAATCGGGGCGGCTTTCCTTGTCCACCTGCCGCGTACGATAGGCTTCTTCGCCCCGAAGGGACAGCACAGCACCTTTTCCCCCGGCGACGTGCACCATTTACTCCATCCGAGGTAGCCACCTACTGGATGACGACGCCTATGGCCGTGGTTGCTGCAGGCAGGCCATCTTCAACAGTTGTATGATAGGCATCGGTTAATTTGACACGTATGTCATAGTGATAATGTGGAGAAAGAGCAAAATTGTATTTAGATTAACCAACAACATTTATACAAGCTCCAAGTTGAAATAAAAagcaatcacatttattttcttatcatctactccctccgttcctaaatatttgtctttctagagatttcaacaagtgactacatacgaagcaaaatgagtgaatctatactttaaaatatgtctatatacatccgtatgtgatagtctattgaaatctctaaaaaaacaaatatttaagaacggagggagtattggaTAACTTAAATACAATCTATTGGAGTAGTTGTATGATAATTTGTTGGTTGATAACACGGACATTTTACCAACAagactaagagcaactctagcagaccccgcaaaaattCGACCCGCAAAATGTGTTTGCGGGTTCACGAAGTTCGCGTTTGCGGGTCGAAAACATGCGCCGCCGATCAGATACCGCATCTAAACCTgcataatttaaaaaaaaacgcTTTCGTGGGAGAAATTGCACAAAGCTAGTTCATCACATCACATACTAAACATTTCATACATACTACATGATCAACAAACTAAGCATAGATCATACTACATGCTGCGTTAACTAGTAGTAGTGGGGGTCGGATCTGACAACGGCGAGGTCGCGGCAAAATGGACGACGCCGTGGAGGCCGAGcgacgctcaatcctcctcgccggagctgcacagGTCGATGTACTTCGCCGCCTGCTCCGCGGGGATGCGGCGCCACTCCTCGGCCTTGTCGTTCGCGGCGACCGCCTGCTGCCACTGGagggcctcgagctcctcggcgtggcgccggcgctccgcctcctcgcgcatgCTTCGCTTGGCGATGGCGACGGCGCCGAAGTCCGCGACGTAGTCCTCGGGCCCGACAACTCCGCGGCggccgagcggagcgggctcctcAGGCTCCTTCACCGGGACGAAGGCGAACGGCGCCGGCGGCTCCGGCTCCTGCTCGtcgtccgaccactccctcttcacggggaggaaGCCCGCACCGAAGGACGAGAAGGATCCGGCGTAGGAAGCTCTCGCGGAGGAGAATGACGCGCTACGGCGGCCGTACTCCTCCGTCTCGCGACGGTtgaagctcggcggcggcgacatcCCGCGGTTGGTCCACCTCCGGGCAACGCGCTTCCTTGCGCCGTTCGCCCGGACGCGCCGCTCACGCTCCTGGTCGCGCTCACGGCCGGATCTGCTGCCGGAGCCGCGCCCGAAGCTCCAAGTTCGCCCCCACATGGCGGCTCGAGGCGCGGCGGGTGGTCGCCGGCGATGAGAAATTGCGAGAGGGAAAAGGGGAATCGGGTGTCTCACGGCGGCGGGGATAGGGTTTGGACCCGCAAAAAGATCCCGGAACCGCAGCCGGTGCGTGCGgtttgcgggctgcggcaaaaGTTTTTACAGGTCGAGCGAGTATGCGGGCTCTGTTCTGGCCGGAAAATCGGgccgagcccgcatactcgccTGAATTTTTGCGGGCCGGGCGTTTTGCGAGGTCTGCTAAAATTGCTCTAACATACGACCTGCTGGAGATGCCCTCACTGCCTCTCCCAATGATGTGGCCGGGTCGATGATCTGGCAGTTGTCGGAACGCATGCATGGTCCAACTATTTCGGTGTAAAATGGGATGGGCCCCGCTTCTAGTATTTCACACGTTTTATTGCGCGCGGACATGAGATGCGCGAGGTTCATGCGTGCACACCATTTGTTTCTTCTATCCTTTTCTAGTTTTTATGCCAAGAGAATGCgaggtaagagcaactccaacgggccgacccaaacggatgatAATTTCATTCGCTTTTTGTCCATTTGGGTCGGTCAGACGGACACGGATGTCCGTTTTCGCATTTGGGTCGGCGTGTGCGTCCAACGTTGGCCTAAGACCCATTTTGACGGCGCCAAAAAAACGAACGCATGCATATTAAAAAAAAGAAACAACATTAATTAAACACTAAAaccggccacgaaggccggcgagagtTCACACGTCCACATTTGCATTTTAAAAAAAACAACCTAAACTACGAGGCGGCGTGCTGccctaggcgtcgtcgtcgtcgtcctcggggtccgtgaggtcgatgagcgtcggcgccggcCCGGCCCAGGCGAACGCCGTCATGTCGGGCTGTGACGGNNNNNNNNNNNNNNNNNNNNNNNNNNNNNNNNNNNNNNNNNNNNNNNNNNNNNNNNNNNNNNNNNNNNNNNNNNNNNNNNNNNNNNNNNNNNNNNNNNNNNNNNNNNNNNNNNNNNNNNNNNNNNNNNNNNNNNNNNNNNNNNNNNNNNNNNNNNNNNNNNNNNNNNNNNNNNNNNNNNNNNNNNNNNNNNNNNNNNNNNNNNNNNNNNNNNNNNNNNNNNNNNNNNNNNNNNNNNNNNNNNNNNNNNNNNNNNNNNNNNNNNNNNNNNNNNNNNNNNNNNNNNNNNNNNNNNNNNNNNNNNNNNNNNNNNNNNNNNNNNNNNNCTGTGCAGCCACGGTCTGGCACGactcctcctcggcctcgcgctgctcctcctcgaggtcgcgctcgagcatctcctcgtactcgcCGTCAAGGCGCTCCTCTGCCAGCCGGCGCTGGCGTCACATCTCGAGGTATGTCTGCTCCTGCGCCGGCGTCGCCCCCAGCCAAACCGGTGGCGCGGACACCCACTCGCGCACCACTCCATTCCAGGAGAAGCGCGTGATGGGCTCGGGCTCAGGCTCCGGCTGCGGCTCCGGCTTGATGGGGGACGGCGGGGCCATCGGCGGCACCACGCTGTCGCCCGTCCCGGAGAGGGCAAGGGCCTGCGCCATTGCCGCCTCGTACCGGGCCTCCTCTTCCACCTCCGTCGCCTCCGctctgcgccgctcgtcctcctcgctctctcggtagacggccgcaagggctgcctggtaggcgtcctccgccgcctggtcctcctcacggacgacgagcggcgttggcggcaaCCTCCGGTTGACCTCGCGCACGCCCCGTCGCCttgcctcctcgtgctcgaaggcgaaccacctcgccCAGTTGGGCGAGTTAGATGCGTAGGCCGGGTcggcgcgctgctccggcgtcagcagcgcccgccGACGTCGCACCTCCTCCACGTGAGCACGAGccgaccgcggcgccgccggcactgggatcctatctggatccagatgccagtcgtgcggcaaCGTCACGTCCGGATACGGCAGAGGCTGGCGGttctgccagtgccactccgcctggtgcactggcacgttaACGCGCTGCCTCTGCCGGCGAGGCGCCGGCGCCGACGGAGGTGGGAGGAACTCGGAGGGGAAAGGGGTGGCGGgtgacttgcccttggccttgctgccgctggcgccggagaagaggcccatctcgctgtggttgtggtggctagggtttgtcGGCGACGAGGGAGCAAAGGTGGACAGATATGGACGAcgagtttggatgaggacggccccgccagacggtcggcttaaaaaaggacgagcgccatcgctgacgcgtgggcccgtcgtcataaattaagctgaccgcgtgGGCAGCGGGTAGTTGAACGGCTGCcatttgggccgcaaatgcgtcggcgcggacgcgacgcggacgtgatttggatttgggtcgacgcgttgggccgtcacttttgtccgcgccgacccaaacggacgcagcCGGACCAAATGGGTCGGTCCTTTGGAATTGCTCTAAGTACGGAGCAATTAGATTGAACTTTGCGAACTGAGCTAgacttttctttttgatttattcattttcaatcatggcagtacaacaaacataaaaaataatataaaatatattcagattcatagaccacctaccGACGACTAGAATCATTGAAGTGAGCCGAAGgcgtgccgccgtcatcgccccttcaTCGCCAGAGTCGGGACCTTGAGTGACCAGTGTAGTTGCATTGAAAAGAACACAAAGATGAAAAAAAACAGAGTTAGAGAAACCGTGAGTGACCATCCAACAGTCTGTAGACGGGAACTAAGCCTAATTATGATGTTAAGTTTTTTTGGTGAAACCAGCCCATCCAGATTCGAGTCACAGACTTGGCAtgagtgattgcatattttctaaaTTTATTTTAGGTTTGTTCACCTTATTTTTTTAGTGGTATGGTGTGCATCGTTCAGTTTCTTGGAGGTGCCCATACCAATGGCGAGCCGAAAAATAAAATGAAGGACGTGCACTCTGTAAAAAATTAAGGTTTGTTTTTATTGGGTCAGATGGGTCTTGAAAATCAGCTAATTATTACATGGCAAAAGTTTCTCAAACAAAAAAAGTATTACATGGTAAAAAAACATTTTCCAAAATTCTGGGGGTGTGACATGGCACACGCGCTAGATACGCTGCTGGTCCATAGGGGTAAGGCTCATATACGTGCATTCATAGGGATTACTGTGTGGGCGTTGGCGTCTGTATTGTGTTTCTAGAAATACGTCAGCAACCCAGTGCACACCGCCAACCAAACGGTGgggttttttcttttttgttttgaaAAAGAAATCAACATAAATGCCAGCATAAAATAAAATCAGATGGGGAATTTAAGCAATTCTGAATTGTTTGAGAATCAACAGATCCGCTTAAacatattatttttttcttttccccGCTTGTCTCTTAGTCTCAACAGAAGAGATATACTACCAGCGTATTTGTTTTCCCGGATTTGGCGGATGGCCCGACGGAACGGAGCGAGCGAAGAGAGCGCATCGTATCCTCGAGGAGTGGCAAGCAGGCATAGGATACCGTGCGCAAGAATCGTCGATTCGACGCAGCAGCCACGTAGGTCGCGATGTCGCTACTGCTGCTGGTGGTGCTGCTGGGGATTGTTCGCCTCGGATTCCCGTTCCCGTTCAGAAATTCAAACGAGTCGACCAGCAACGTGCGTGCGCGCGCGACCAAGTGATAGGGACGGAAGGGAAGGGGACGTGTACCTGACCAACCAGACCAGACGTATGACTATGATCTGACCCCCCGCTCTGACGGACCCACATCGGTGGATGGGCTCTGTCACCACGTCTGTCtttcaggctggtcatagtggggagtaacttagactagtaacatacatatgttactagtctatgttactactttcatagtgggtagtgtcataggtgtggtaacatagttgccttcatttattactttgtagactcattatgcattggaaaccgctatgtgatggtaacatattatgttactcatttgcctctctcctcattaactacttgccacatcaccatttttgcttatgtggcatctatgttactacctatgttactcccactatgaccagcctcactCACTCACGTCCTTCAGCCGCGGCCGGCGCCACGTGTTTTTCCTTCCTTATTATCTTGATGAGAGTGAGTGCGTGTCAGAGAACGAAACAACCAACGGAAAATGATTTGTTCAGGAGCGCCTGTGCTGCCACAGGTGCCTGAAAAAAAATGGTGTTCTTCCTCGCGCTGCCACATGTAGACGAGAAATTTGATCTTAACACCCCTGTATACACAGAATGGAGCTACTCCATCACAGCCTAGCCTCCCGGCCCCGCAGCTAGGACGCCGATGATCACTGCGTCGTTGGCGTCGCAGTCGGCGAGCAGGCTGCGGCGGCGACGTGCCTGAGCACCGCCTTGCCGGACTCCCGCGCGAAGTGCCTCTGCCGGAGGCGCACGTAGGGGTAGCACAGCGCCGACAGCGGGTGCGCCGGCTTGGAGAAGGACACCACCTCGTACCACACCCGCTCCTCCGCGTCCACCTCCACCGAGAACCGCTCCTCCCCGGCCTGCATCCACGCAACCATGTCACCCAAACCATCATCAGTCTGCTCCAACTTGATCCCCCAACCCACACACACTCGATCACGCCGGAAACAGGATGCACTAGTTACCAGCAGATGGCCCTGCAGGGTGCCGCTGCCGAACGCGAACACGCCGCCGCCTTTCCCGCGCTTGCCACCATCGTACTTGTCGTCGGTGACGTAGGCGATCTGCAGCGGGAACATCACCCAGGGGACCACCTCCCTGTAGCAGATGCAGAACCTCGCGCCGGCCTTCACCGGCGTGCCCGGCTCCGCCTCCGCCCACCCCAGCGCCAGGTGCCTGACGGACAACGACCAACGGTTTCCAGCATTGCTGCAAACATATAGTACAACACTGGAGTTCAGAGCAGGCCAGGCTTAATTACTTCCAGGAGAGGAGGGCCGACTTGGCGTGGCGGAAGGCGTCGGCGCCGGAGCCAACGAGGACGCGCGAGCGGTTCACGGAGAAGCCGCGGTCCGCCAGCGCCCTGTCGGTGTCTTCAGAGGTTGTTAATGCGGCTGGTGATTTCGGGTGGGTGGCGCCGTGGAGATCCGCGTCGTAGTTGAAGCCGCCGGCAGCCGCGAGGCACGACTTCTGCTGCTCAGGTGTGGGGCGGCTCAGGCTCAGGAAGAGGCCTCCCCATGCCATGGTTCCTACAGAGAGTGGTGTGAGGCTGTGAGGGCAATTTCAGTTGCAGTGGATTAGCTACACTGCTGGATTCAGTTAATCCACAAAAAACACGCTtacatatatactccctctgtaaacaaatataagacgctttagatcactactttagtgatctaaaacatcttctatttgtttacagagggagcacTTCACTTATGTACTGGAGCACAACCAACTATTTCTTTTTCGAATTTCTAGAACACCACCAAACAcagctgttcaaaattcagaaaaagtaAAGATCCAAACCAAATACAGTTGTTCATAATTCTGAATTTTCTATTCAAATAAAACACACTGCATTATTCAGAGTTACCACCTACGTCTACAACATTATTCAGAGGATTATGGATTGCTGATACCAAATTTTAATAATGGATACTCTGGATATGTAAATCCTGCATCGGCTATGGGTTGCTGATTCTATGAAAATCTTCATCTAGAGCTGTGTGGTTAATTCTATGCATATGGATACTCAACACAAAACAGTAATTCTGCTTCTGTATACTGATCGCACCCAAGCCCAGCTGGGCAAGCTTAATCACCAAGCAGAGCTCATAATATAACTCATGCAGCCAAAGAAACTCAGAAAATAGCTGGAATGATGGTGATTGGGCTTACGGGCACGTCATAAGATGCTCATGATTGGCCTCTTGTACGGGACTACAATAACATGCTAGACAGAATTAGTAGATTTTTACTTCTAATTTAACCATTTTAGGTGCCAGTTAACAGATGGATAATCCCGCTCCCTTAATCTGGACTATAACAAACAATCTTATTAGAGCTGCAATGGGGAAAAACATTCGCATGGCGTATGAATTCCAGATGATGCATTTTACGTATAATTCAACGTCGCCTTTCATATAATCAACAAAGTGCTATAAGCACAAGCCAAGAATTATAGCAAAGTTCATCAACTATCAACCTCTATTAACACAGTTGTGCCCATTCAAAATATCACTAATAGTAAGTTGTGTCCATTCAAAATATCACTAATAGCAAGTAGTATTACACAGTCTTTGGCAGCACAATATGGGGAAGAAAAAATAAATCCTGAGCCAACACTCAAGTATGCTAGCTAGGTTCTGAACTTAGTGCTGAAGTTATATTCTGACACATTGCACGGAGGCGATGTTACGAGTACGAGCAGGAGGAAACTGAATATCCTGAACTAAACTCTACCCTGAACTGTGACAGACAGAACAACCCCACGAGTACGAATAGTCTATAGATGAAGACCTTTGTTTTACCATGTAAATAAATCTCTGAACAAAAGCTTGAGGTCTGACTGAGAGCACCCAGTTAGCTGCTACAACCAAGTTCTGTTATGCTACATGATGAAGGAGAATGCTCCATTACCAATCTGCCCCACATCGGTCAGCTCAAATACACTCCAGCCAGTACTAAATGGAAACCGAGGAGCGGCGAAGGTTCAAGCCACAGCTAATCTGACCCACCCTACGATTTAGTTGCTCATGCTCTGTTTTTCTACTAATAAATTCAGAAACAGAACAGTATTGCTACTTCAAGGCTAAATACTACTCATGGCCTGATCATGTGAAACCTACTGTATCAATTCCGAGATGGATTGAAAACTGCCGGGTTATTCGGGTAGTTCTTCCTCTGGTGGGTCCTAAAATTGCTGGAGATTCCTGGCATCGGACGGTACGGAGATGGGGGCGGTGAGGGCGGAGGAGTGGAGGGGGGGCTGGGCTGGAGAGGGCATACAAACCTGGGAACTCAAGGGAACGGAAGGCCGATACGGCGACCGGCCGACGAGTGCTGCTGCGGCTGCGGCGACCGGCCGGTAAGGGGAACCGTGGCGAGGTCTCACAGCCTCTCAGTAGCAGCCTGCACTGGACGGGGACGGGGGATACCTCGATCTGAGAGGCCGGCCGTGTGAGTTGTCGTAGGCCCAGCTACCGGCCCAGGTCCATTCCAGTTGGACCAACCCAACACATTTCTACGATTCCCAATTTTTCAAGAATAACCAACTTTTGCTTTCCCTCCAAAAAAAACCCAACTTTTGCTGCTTCCCCCAAAAAAACCTTTGCTGCAAAACTTTATTGGTCGTGATTTTAGTTTCGATTTTGAGGTGTGTGGATGAACTACGAAGCACATAACCCTCCTGGTAATTACTGTCTGAGCCCAGGCTCATTTGTACACCGTGAACAATAAAATTAAGATTTTTTCCCCATCAAAGATGCTTAATGCACTAGCTGCGTACACATTTTCAGAGCGAAATGACTATTGAGGAGCTCTTGAAAAAAAAATGTCTCCGAATGGTGttatttttcaaagtttctatGAGACCCACAATTTATTTTTCTTGAGCTCCTCGAATGTCATTTCACCATGAATTTTTGCATACAACTAGTGCATTTGAGCATCTTTTATGtaaaaaaaaattcagatttttccaAATTTGTTTGCTATCTTATTTGAATTTACTGTTTACTTTCAGGGGCATATTGGCACCGAATTGCGGCACTCATAACCTTGCCAAGTTTTGTCTCGTTGATTAGGGTTGCTATATGTGGCCTCATTACTCCTATGACCATCTCTTCTGATCAATAAAGCTTGATGAATTGCTAAAAGAAGAACCCAATTTTGCTGCAACTTGAGTGGATGACTCCACCCCTATACGAAAACATCCCTCTCAAATCTTTGAGGTGCGGCGGATCCCGGCCCCCATCAGTGGGAGGGCTCCCACTCCTTTTTTTTACCGGCAGGAGgattctactttatttatttattaggtTTTGTGTCTGTTTCAGACAGCGAGATGGTTGCGTCCTAGAGTTCGAATAAGGTCCTTTTCTGCTTTGTCCCCGCTTAGGTGGTGCCTCAAGTGCCGACGAGGGACGCGTGAAGGTTGTGTTCGACCGGGTTTGTTTGGATCCTGTGGCGTGTGCTGGTGCAGCCGGTGCAGCCCGCTGTGTTGAGGCTCGTGAAATTCCGATCTACCTCTAAAAGTACATTTATCTCTAAGATGTACACGTCATGTTTTGATTTTAATAGCACAATCAatcactccccccccccctctcacgcCATCAGTAGGGCTTCCGTTTATTC is a genomic window containing:
- the LOC123089620 gene encoding cyclin-dependent protein kinase inhibitor SMR1, producing the protein MAAASPEFFKPADAFSPRLHLLAAGAGAEASDGDDGYYLCCRTPAGAGTGCLGQAATCPPAPRKPRAQPDAACRKRLFGVEVISLRFDDLDAIFRPSPPPPCDDHQNNKQQRQRSRRALGRLAAGRSSRAGLN
- the LOC123089621 gene encoding UPF0548 protein At2g17695; its protein translation is MAWGGLFLSLSRPTPEQQKSCLAAAGGFNYDADLHGATHPKSPAALTTSEDTDRALADRGFSVNRSRVLVGSGADAFRHAKSALLSWKHLALGWAEAEPGTPVKAGARFCICYREVVPWVMFPLQIAYVTDDKYDGGKRGKGGGVFAFGSGTLQGHLLAGEERFSVEVDAEERVWYEVVSFSKPAHPLSALCYPYVRLRQRHFARESGKAVLRHVAAAACSPTATPTTQ